The sequence GTTCCTGCTTTTACCGGACTCTGTGCTCCATACTGGGACATGTACGCTCGAGGGCTCATCATTGGAATCACTCGGGGCACAACCCGGGAGCACATTGTCCGAGCTACCCTTGAGTCCATGGCGTACCAGACCAGGGATATACTCGAGGCAATGATGGCTGACTCCGGTCAGATGCTTGAGTCCCTTCGCGTTGATGGTGGCGCGGTGAAGAATAATTTCCTCATGCAATTCCAGGCTGATATTCTGGGTGTCCCGGTGATACGACCGGTCGTAACCGAGATGACTGCCATGGGTGCAGCGTACCTTGCTGGGCTGGGAGTGGGGTTCTGGAGGAGCAAAGACGAGATTGCCAAACAGTGGAAGGTAGACCGGATTTTCGAACCGAAAATGGATGCGTCACGCCGGAAGGAACTCTACGCGGGATGGAAAAGGGCTGTAGAGCGAGCGCAAAGATGGGCTCAGTGAGGAGGTAAAGCTAAAGCATCACTTTGGGTTTTTTTTACCCTCTTTGACTCGTGTACAGTTTGTAGTAGAACCCCCTCTTTTTGAGGAGTTCCTCGTGGGTTCCTCTCTCCACGATTTCCCCGTTCTTGATGACGAGGATAAGGTCCGCATTGCGGATGGTGCTCAGGCGGTGGGCAATGATGAAGGTCGTCCGTCCCCTCATGAGGCGGAGCATGGCTTCCTGGACTAAGCGCTCCGTGTGGGTGTCAACGTTACTTGTGGCTTCATCAAGAATGAGAATGGCTGGATTCATGAGAAAAGCCCGAGCGATGGCAAGGAGCTGCCGCTGCCCCTGGCTCAGGTTTTCCCCACCATCGGAGAGGACGGTGTCGTAACCCTGGGGGAGGCTGAGGATGAAATGTTCGGCGCCGGCAAGACGAGCTGCTTCTTCGACTTCCCGGTCGGTTGCTCCGGGCTTTCCGTAGCGGATGTTTTCCCGGATGGTGGTGGCAAAGAGGTATGTGTCCTGGAGGACAATGCCAAGGAGGGTACGGAGCTTCTCTCGGTTTATCTTTCGTATGTCGATGCCGTCGATGAAGATGCTTCCCTCATCGGGTTCATAGAATCGGGCAAGGAGATTGACGATGGTGGTTTTCCCTGCTCCTGTGGGTCCAACAAGGGCAACAACTTGTCCAGGCTGGACGGAGAAGCTCACGTTTTTCAGGACAGGAACCCCCGGCTTGTAGGAGAAGGAGACGTTCTGGAACTCCACGGCTCCCCGAATTGTCGGGGGTTCCAAGCCCAAGGGAGGATCAGGGGGTTCTGGTGTTTCATCAAGGAGGGCAAAGACCCTTTCACTACCTGCAATGGCTGACTGGAGGGTGTTGAGCTGCATGGCAAGTTCGCTCACGGGGCGGGTGAACTGCCTTGAGTAGGCGATGAAGCTCGCAATGGTTCCAATGCTCCCCATCCCCTGAAGGACGAACCATCCCCCGAATCCGGCAACAAGAGCAAGACTCAGGTTATTGATGACGTTCATCAAGGGACCCATGACTCCCGCATAGATTTGGGCTTTTACTCCGATTTCTCTGAGGTTGGCATTGACTTCTTCGAATTTTTTAAATTCCCGTTTTTCCTGCGCAAATGCCTTGATGACCCTAAGCCCCGTGATATCCTCTTCGATGGTGCTCGTAAGGCTCCCAAGGAT is a genomic window of Candidatus Caldatribacterium sp. containing:
- a CDS encoding ABC transporter ATP-binding protein, coding for ILGSLTSTIEEDITGLRVIKAFAQEKREFKKFEEVNANLREIGVKAQIYAGVMGPLMNVINNLSLALVAGFGGWFVLQGMGSIGTIASFIAYSRQFTRPVSELAMQLNTLQSAIAGSERVFALLDETPEPPDPPLGLEPPTIRGAVEFQNVSFSYKPGVPVLKNVSFSVQPGQVVALVGPTGAGKTTIVNLLARFYEPDEGSIFIDGIDIRKINREKLRTLLGIVLQDTYLFATTIRENIRYGKPGATDREVEEAARLAGAEHFILSLPQGYDTVLSDGGENLSQGQRQLLAIARAFLMNPAILILDEATSNVDTHTERLVQEAMLRLMRGRTTFIIAHRLSTIRNADLILVIKNGEIVERGTHEELLKKRGFYYKLYTSQRG